The Verrucomicrobiota bacterium genome contains the following window.
TGCCCAGCCTGCGGGGCGACGAAGGGAACCAGGCGCGTGGAGAGCATGGAAGGGCCTCGTCCTCCACCCGCCGGTCCGTCAGGCAGTCGGCGATACGGCAGGCTGGGCAGCCTGCGCCACACAACAGACAAACTTCGGGACGGACGGCTAGACCGGGTTGGGCGATTGGGCGGCGCGGGAACACGGGTATTTGCGTCTCGGACCCCGATCGCTTAGGGCAACTCTCCGTCCTGTGCCAGGCAGCACGGTTCGAGACGCGCCGCACGAAGTTGAGAACCGTCCAGGCCCCGACGTGACCTTGGTGGCAATTAGCCGCGACCGGGGCGAGAGCCAACAGACCTTGAGTCGCAGCAAGATTGGAAAGGAAACATCGCCATGAACGGAATCCCTGACCTCCCCAATATGTCCCTGTCGCGCCGCGCCGCTTTGGGCTTGGGCGGAGCGGCCTTTGCCGCGCTTGCGGCCAGAGTCCCTGCGGCAGAGGAAACCAGGAAGGCGAACCCGTTGCCGCCGGAGTCCCCTCGGCCCAAAGACAAACTCCGCGTGGCCTCGTGCCAGTTCCCGGTGAGTGGCGACGTGACGGAGAATGCCCGGCAGATTCGGGAGTTCATGCGCCGGGGTGCGAAGGCGGGCGCGCACTTGTTGCACACGTCCGAAGCCAGCCTTTCCGGTTACGCGGGCGTGGATTTGCGGTCGTTCGCCGGCTACGATTGGGCGTTGCTCCGCAAGGAAACCTCCGTGCTCCGTGAGTTGGCGAAAGCGCTGAGTCTGTGGCTTGTCCTCGGCTCGGCCCATTACCTCGATGCGGAGACCAAGCCGACCAACTGCCTTTACTTGATCGGCCCCGACGGCCAAGTCGTGGATCGCTATGACAAATGCATGTGCACCGGCGGCGACCAGAAATGCTATTCCGCTGGCAACCATTTCGCGGTGCACGACATTCGCGGCGTCCGCGTGGGTCTGGCGATTTGCTACGACATCTGCTGGCCGCAAATCTACATGGCCTACCGGGAACGCGGGGTGACCCTGATGCTGCACTCGTTTCACAACGCCCGTGGCAAGGGCGCAAACTGCCTCGACGTGCTGAGCGTGCGCCAGGTCCCGACGCGCTGCGCGGATAATCGCCTGTGGGCCGTCGCGAACAATTCCTCGCAGCCCTATTCGCATTGGGGTTCGTTTGTGGCCCGGCCCGATGCCACGATTGCGCAGCAGTTGGCGATCAACGAACCCGGCCTCTTGGTGCACGACTTCCCGGATGGCCTTTCCCAAAACGGCTGGTATCACAACCCAAAGCCACTGCGCCTGCGCGACGACGAGCTCCTGACCTGGGGCGAACCCACCCGGCATCCGCGGCAATTGGATGCGCGTGCCGAACCGTGACCGGCGAGCGCCGAAGGCTGGGGCTTCATGCCGGCTTCACACCATCAGCAGAATCACCGATGTTCATGAAGACAACGCAGAGGGAGAGGGGCACAACTTAGATAATCTCCGAGATCCCCTTCCCCACATGACCATCGATTTGGAAACCACATGCGATGGCACTTCGGAACTATTTTCGAAACCCTTACGATCGCACTTCGGCCACTTCTATGATGTTAAGCAAGTGCGTTGTATCTATCTTCATTCGCGAGCCTTTTGTTTCAGGTTGTCATGAACGAATTCAATCTTTCAAACACCAGCCTCGTCAGTGAGATCACCTGACTCTCGTCGTCCCAGGTGTAGCTCATCCGTCCGTCTGACCTCATGTTGCCGTCGGTGCCGTCGGTGCAGGTCACGTTGAAGGGGAGATAGACGGTGTTGGTGACGCCGGCGGTCCGTCCCCGGGGCATCGGTCGCGCCCACGGTGAAGG
Protein-coding sequences here:
- a CDS encoding carbon-nitrogen hydrolase family protein, with translation MNGIPDLPNMSLSRRAALGLGGAAFAALAARVPAAEETRKANPLPPESPRPKDKLRVASCQFPVSGDVTENARQIREFMRRGAKAGAHLLHTSEASLSGYAGVDLRSFAGYDWALLRKETSVLRELAKALSLWLVLGSAHYLDAETKPTNCLYLIGPDGQVVDRYDKCMCTGGDQKCYSAGNHFAVHDIRGVRVGLAICYDICWPQIYMAYRERGVTLMLHSFHNARGKGANCLDVLSVRQVPTRCADNRLWAVANNSSQPYSHWGSFVARPDATIAQQLAINEPGLLVHDFPDGLSQNGWYHNPKPLRLRDDELLTWGEPTRHPRQLDARAEP